GGCGCTTCTGTTCGGTTCCTTGGTGCATTTCATTCTTTATGCCTTACAATAATTAATCCGGCTCCCTCCATGTAGATGAACTTGAAcctcattttttccccctcagatGGCTCTTAGCTGATCATTGCTTTAATCACCTTGCAGCTTTAAATATTGCATTCATATTGATTGGTAATTTGGCAAAGACGAAATTAAACCAGTGATCAGCGTTAACGGGTTTATTACACATAGTATTGCCTGCTCAGGAGTCATGTGCAAGCTGTaatgttgtgttcacttttcCTAGGACACGACCATAATGTGTCATCAGTAGCCATCATGCCCAACGGTGATCATATTGTTTCTGCATCAAGGGATAAAACCATTAAGATGTGGGAGGTGGCAACTGGGTGAGTAGAGAAGGCGGGTTATCTGATTAGACGGGTGCCGGAGCTGACTCTTCACTGTGTGTGAATATTATAGCCTAGAAATAGATCATGTTGTTTATGATTTTACTGAATGTCACTTTATAATTAGTATGCTATTTAAATGTCATGTATTACATTTTCAGTCTCCGGACTATATTACACAATGAATTAAGATGTCTGTCTTTAATGCAAAGAGgatttatagaaataattataaatatacagcAATCGGGCCTAAAACCTTTGTAGTTGATTAGATTAGAATTAGATTGAGAAAACCCCCATCAGTCTGGTTCCAGATTTCTAATACACACTTAATACATTAAAGAGGGAAAATGCACCAGTGTTAATATTGCATAAGCAGCACTTagcaaacaataataatatggaGCTGAATATATTTTCATTAGAGTGTAACCTAGAAATGTCCTCTCTGCCCGTAGTTACTGCGTGAAGACGTTTACGGGCCATCGGGAATGGGTGAGGATGGTGCGACCCAACCAGGATGGCACGCTGTTGGCCAGCTGCTCAAACGACCAGACGGTTCGAGTGTGGGTCACTGCCACCAAGGAGTGCAAAGCTGAGCTGCGGGAGCATGAGCATGTCGTGGAGTGTATCTCCTGGGCTCCAGAGAGTGCCCATTCTACTATACTGGAGGCCACTGgctctgaggtgtgtgtgtgtgtgtgtgtttcatcgTATGTTACTGGCTCTGCAGAGTGTATTATAGccataaatatttttctttacattttttcccaCCACAGAACAAAAAGAGCGGTAAGCCCGGGCCCTTCTTGCTGTCTGGGTCTCGAGACAAAACCATTAAGATGTGGGATGTCAGTACTGGCATGTGCCTTATGACACTGGTAAATTAACCTTGGTGCTTTGGTTCAACCCAAAATATTACTATTTACAACACAGCATGAAGAAACTTGAAATTTCTTACTGACTGTAAACTTAACATTATTTGTAGACTATACTGATTTCTACATACCCTGCTTTCTTTCTCCAAGGTGGGCCACGACAACTGGGTGCGTGGTGTGCTGTTCCACCCAGGTGGGAGGTTTATTGTAAGCTGTGCCGATGACAAGACCCTGCGCACTTGGGACTATAAGAACAAGCGCTGCATGAAGACCTTGAGTGCCCACGAACACTTCGTTACCTCTATGGGTGAGATTCACTTAGAAGTCTGTATGCTGTGTGATATTGACTTTGGAACAGACAGGGAGATAAACCAGGGTTTCAATAAGATAGTGTACCATGCTTGGAGTAGTTaactattcttcttcttctatcagctgctcccattaggggtcaccacagcggatcatcctgcTCCTACATCAGGATTTTAGTGTCTTTCAAAGCGTAATCTCTGCTGCAATACAGTATTTTTGTCGTGTCTCCCATATAAACCTTAATAGTCTGGTGTCTGACTTCAAAGCAGAGCACGAAAATGCAGCAGGGTTTCTACGCACTTTGGAAAAGTATGTAAAAGAATGGAATATGATTTGAGGgatttccaggtctggattaatatgccagaaaaaaaaaacccaaaacaccaCTGATTATTGAAAAATATGTTCCCATACTATTGCTTTATTtagttttctaaaatataataagaattagtaaaaaattaaataaaaaaaatttgaaagaaGGGCTGATCCAGATAAACTACATTAATCTAGATAAATCTGAAAACGGCGGTTTTGTCTAAAAAGGCTCCACGGCCaacatgttttcatttttaaaaaattcccCAGCTCTTAGCAACGTGATCAAAACCTTTGCTTTTACAGTCCGCGCTGTGACGCAAAAACCTACGTTTTCAGAGACTGAAAAACGCCGCCTTAGTGCGGGCGTTAGGAGCAGACTTTCAGCGCTGCCAAAAGATCGGCGGTAGACCGGATCTGCACAGCTgcgttttgttgttaatttGTGAGGTAGCTGTTGCCATGACAGTACAGCGCCCCAAACTGTGCGACTAAACGAATGGAGAACATCAGAGATTCTGATTCTGTAATACATCAGAGATCGCAATGTAATGCATGTTTTTGTTagagttttaaatatttagaaaattttgaaatgaaaaatgtgtaagAAAACTGAAGCATGCACTTGCAAAATAACGATTTGTCTTTTGAATGCCGTCGATTCGTAATAAGCATCTGCTgactttttcttcctcttcttcaatGATGTAACGTGTACACGACGTCTGGCCACACCCCTTTGTTTTCCCCACTCAAAGCCGCAGGATATTTGGATGGACGCAATCTTAAAAGTGTTCTGGTCAGACACATGCCAGGCCTCATTTTTGCTTCATTAGTACATTAGGAAAATAAGAttgtccacattttttttcatttttgtctcatttgtGACTGAAAAGGCGTTGCCAGCTAGCGTGCTTCGGTATTGATCCATGACTCTGCGCCGAGGCAAATCAATATCATTAGACCGAGAATTCCATTAACAGCGTGGAGTGTTCTCCTTACATCCTCAACTCCTCACTCTTATGTGATTTATAGGGATGTTTTGATTTCAGGACATGAATGAAATGGACTTGTGatggacagagaaagaaaaaaattttatcTTGGAAAGATTTGATCTTGAAAATGTCATAAATGATCAAGATGCTTTTGCTTATCCTTTTTTTCATCTATTACTCTTTCGTTTGTGTCTGCAGATTTCCACAAGACCTCCCCCTACATGGTGACTGGAAGCGTAGATCAAATAGTTAAAGTGTGGGAATGCCGCTGATCTCCCTTCGCCCCGCCCCCGACCCCGCCCCTCCTGTGTACCCCCCCCACTCCTCCCTACCACAACACTCGTCCTTCAGGGGATGCACTTCATCACCATGGCTACCACCCCATCCAGCACTCTTCTAATAACTATTGTccttttatgtaaattattctGGATGTAGTTTCAGCTTATTAAATGTTACATAAGACACCCTCACAGGGAGAGAAAAAtaagttaagaaaaaaaaaaagtattcttgCATGGTGAATCCCAAACTTgtatactgtaattattattattatttgcttacCATCATCTTAAAGGGTTTAGGAACATCAAGCATCGCGTTACAAAAAACCTGGTCCTTTGTggggaataaaaaacaaaacaaaaaaaaacacaaaaaaaagcaaacaaacgcAGGGCACTGAAAACCAGGCtcgctttttctttcctttcatgaTCCGCTGATACttcaaagagagagaaagggacaagagagagagagaagaggacaagaagctgtctttttttttttttttttttctctgttctgtcACTAAACCAAATTAAAATCTGACTGAATGTTTGTCCTCTTCCAGGACTTCTATTGTTGTATTTTAGGTGCTAAACGCTGTACAGTCATCGTTCTAGAGTTGGGACATTTGAAAATCCCACTGAATTCAATGGATCTTGAATGTGTGcttcagggggaaaaaaggaaaaattcctTGTATGTTAGGATTTTGACTTGGCCCCATTATATGATTTTGTACATAATGAAAGACGTCTTGGGGACGGGAAAGACAAATCAGAGAAGGGGGAAAATCAGCTGTAAAGCCCTGACTTACTTATAAGTGCACTTCTTAAAGGAGGAatacgatgtgtgtgtgtgtgtgtatgcaagcAAAGCAAAGCAGGTACTTGGTCCTGCATACGTGAAACATCTCGTCATCTCCATTTCATTTTGCGCTCCACTTAGGAagttgataaaaaatatatatatatatataatggttgCTTATGTGTATGGAATTATTCCAAGGGACACCGAAACGTTTAAACGCAGCCAGAAGCTTTTGGACGTTCAGTCTGTATATCAGCTCAATCATCTTCCATATATTGCTTTATTAGTAAAACAGGTTTTTGTTCCACCACCAATACACACCGAGGAGGCCACGTCTTGCATGGTCACAGCTTTGAGTTCATTCTGCAGCTtctatacgtgtgtgtgtgtgtgtgtggctcagcTGCCACTGAAGGAAGCTTTTCAGCTCACGTCTCAGCGGTACCGCATCGCATCATTGTGCAGGACGAGCGCTCTAGCCAGGCCTGTCGTAAATCAGGGAGGCTAGtgaccttttttatttctttctttttcgtTGTCATGTACACTTAATTCTTTCGGATGGACCTGTCGAGTCTGGCTGTGTGTGGTAACCATAAAGACGCCTCCTAGCTAGAACAAGTGCAATAAGAATAGACTGCACCGTCTTAACTCTAGACGGACAAATATGCAGAcgtgtaaacaaacaaacccctGTGCGTTTTGATAGATAGCGGTAGGGTGGACCTTTTTTAGCCTCTTTTAGGAGTTCTGTACGAGGTGCAGGCGGTTGTACAGGCCGGACCTCTGCTATTCCAAAGCCGTGTATGTAGTATCAGTGGACATGTGAAAGGCTCGTAGAGCTTCGCTGTATGTGCAGTAGGTTTGTGCATTCAGTTCGCTCGGAATCCAGTCGTTTGCTCTCTCTATGCCTTGTTAATATACTGAAGCCCCCTTGACGTAAagaccattgtttttttttcttttggttttttttttgtgatctcACTGttcacaaacttacacacatatacactgacAAGAATATAAGTTGTGTACCAATATATCTGGATGTCATTGTTTG
This Silurus meridionalis isolate SWU-2019-XX chromosome 15, ASM1480568v1, whole genome shotgun sequence DNA region includes the following protein-coding sequences:
- the pafah1b1b gene encoding lissencephaly-1 homolog B codes for the protein MVLSQRQRDELNRAIADYLRSNGYEEAYSVFKKEAELDMNEELDKKYAGLLEKKWTSVIRLQKKVMELESKLNEAKEEITLGGPMGQKRDPKEWIPRPPEKYALSGHRSPVTRVIFHPVFSVMVSASEDATIKVWDYEAGDFERTLKGHTDSVQDISFDHAGKLLASCSADMTIKLWDFQGFECIRTMHGHDHNVSSVAIMPNGDHIVSASRDKTIKMWEVATGYCVKTFTGHREWVRMVRPNQDGTLLASCSNDQTVRVWVTATKECKAELREHEHVVECISWAPESAHSTILEATGSENKKSGKPGPFLLSGSRDKTIKMWDVSTGMCLMTLVGHDNWVRGVLFHPGGRFIVSCADDKTLRTWDYKNKRCMKTLSAHEHFVTSMDFHKTSPYMVTGSVDQIVKVWECR